A single window of Drosophila suzukii chromosome 3, CBGP_Dsuzu_IsoJpt1.0, whole genome shotgun sequence DNA harbors:
- the LOC136117072 gene encoding slender lobes-like protein, whose translation MVLTRSAAKLKQNEGPSAAEQKQVKTPEPKAPASPPVQKRVAAPKRRPAPKKDVKELQVARQSLRDAMNLLAEKTSNDEEETATEKNEKGGKKLVAPKADKKIPTSQNGKAAAKQPDPATATDQKPTKKPIKKKTTRKAKTKATSPVKSSDEENKPVRTSAGYLTISDQSPRREPSINLTKVNSNIKQQPLKPQADGKRKN comes from the exons ATGGTGTTAACTCGCAGTGCAGCAAAATTGAAACAAAACGAAGGG CCCTCGGCCGCGGAACAAAAGCAAGTCAAGACTCCCGAACCGAAGGCCCCAGCCAGTCCGCCTGTTCAGAAGCGAGTGGCAGCACCCAAACGTCGTCCTGCTCCCAAAAAGGATGTGAAGGAGCTCCAGGTGGCCCGTCAGTCGCTACGCGATGCAATGAATCTCCTGGCCGAAAAAACATCTAATGACGAGGAG GAAACTGCCacggaaaaaaatgaaaagggGGGAAAAAAACTGGTTGCCCCAAAGGCTGATAAGAAAATTCCAACTTCCCAGAATGGAAAAGCTGCCGCCAAACAGCCAGATCCAGCCACTGCCACCGATCAGAAG CCAACtaaaaagcccataaaaaagAAGACGACTAGGAAGGCAAAGACCAAGGCTACTTCGCCAGTCAAGAGTTCCGATGAGGAAAACAAACCAGTCCGGACAAGTGCGGGCTACCTGACCATCTCGGATCAGTCTCCTCGGAGGGAACCCTCCATAAATCTGACCAAAGTCAATTCGAACATTAAGCAACAGCCGCTGAAGCCTCAAGCCGATGGCAAACGTAAAAACTAG
- the LOC108020557 gene encoding leukocyte receptor cluster member 1 homolog, with amino-acid sequence MNILPKKRWHVRTKDNIARVRRDQAAAAAEEKIRQDKLEFAESEARINFLRRQSGLPEKVSCPKETEGKAESSTEPTKGVDLFADYKSAVKTTNKDLEKEQKEEQEKYEKQIGYLTYLGQDTNEALKVRSWYEVAPKRPEVGDPAATEAFLKQKLAHDPLTLINALLPPEKKDPKKAVKRKRERTPTPPPEPSSSLKPKKSKKEKKHKKHKGHKSKKESKETLLDAERQKREKLERLRRERLRRETAERQRSEALFAPKEPAVAASAASTPAPTPRIVQKYNSQFNPELAKQNML; translated from the exons ATGAATATTTTACCAAAAAAACG CTGGCATGTGCGCACCAAGGATAATATTGCGCGCGTGCGCCGGGATCAAGCGGCTGCGGCAGCGGAGGAGAAGATCCGCCAGGACAAATTGGAATTCGCT GAGAGCGAGGCACGAATTAACTTTCTGCGCCGGCAGTCGGGTTTGCCGGAAAAGGTTTCCTGTCCCAAGGAAACCGAGGGAAAGGCCGAATCCAGCACTGAACCAACCAAAGGAGTGGATCTCTTCGCAGACTACAAGAGTGCCGTGAAGACCACCAACAAGGACCTGGAGAAGGAGcagaaggaggagcaggaAAAGTACGAGAAGCAGATTGGCTACCTCACCTACTTGGGCCAGGACACCAATGAAGCCCTGAAAGTGCGCAGCTGGTACGAGGTGGCACCCAAGAGGCCTGAAGTGGGGGATCCCGCCGCTACAGAGGCTTTTCTTAAGCAAAAACTGGCCCACGATCCTTTGACTCTCATTAATGCGCTGCTGCCGCCGGAGAAAAAGGATCCCAAGAAGGCCGTCAAGAGAAAACGTGAGAGGACACCCACTCCCCCGCCAGAACCTTCAAGCTCCCTTAAGCCCAAAAAAAGCAAGAAGGAGAAGAAGCACAAGAAACACAAGGGGCACAAGAGCAAAAAGGAATCCAAGGAAACCCTTCTGGACGCCGAACGCCAAAAGCGAGAAAAGCTGGAAAGGCTGAGGAGGGAGCGCCTGCGACGGGAAACAGCAGAGCGCCAACGCTCCGAGGCTCTTTTTGCGCCCAAGGAGCCCGCCGTGGCCGCCAGTGCAGCATCCACACCTGCTCCTACGCCCAGGATTGTGCAAAAGTACAACAGCCAGTTTAACCCGGAGCTGGCAAAGCAAAATATGCTTTAG
- the sle gene encoding protein slender lobes, translating into MDDNTENDDGKRVTRARTRRLSVLDTDSRPSTPQLVDAAAERGTASPRAARRTRLNSSTVDVRTPTRTRRASLARGETPEPITPSSVKRTARTPAKATRSVRQQLTLTEEAEEVEAKPEIPSPSPSPVPKGGKRERKASATPSPVPGRTRTGTPTLLSGEKRVTRSMSQTPPMASSNSSPQAVESAKAKTSTRGRPKVAIRVEKLPMDKTSAKKADAVKQLVLQEKLKEMESAEEDVGSPKDRQSFLKTFNTLAQIEASSNAFKAAETADSSEIKDSATETPKKTEEKKVETPQKVHPVETPKIVKKDSAADTSKQVETPQKVKPVETPKIVQKTESVAAAPKNVKKVETPQKISAMEAPKIVKKNETPQKISAMEAPKIVSKIKTPQKNSTMESPNILKKIKTPQKIVSGESPKTVKKIETPQKILSVDSPKIVKKIETPQKISSVDSPKIVKKIETPQKISSVDSPKVVKKMETPQKISSVDSPKIVKKIETPQKDQLVEVPKTEEKAEIESHTIEKKTQTPQKVVSIELIDTSPEKDESMEEQEFLDAEESHVEAEPQGNEPMLEEELEEIINLDNDEPVFSPQAEDEVNESGEAPQDEAMEVTEKSKVDVTEVVYLPNLTPGIKSRVVTSPVEQKKSVGFNNDGDDLEVEKTRFPKTPGREKVPVYRTLTPKPETPLKLALQKGRNSSTPIMKDPERALSISKAELQAAPPQIDAIKSFDELESENAKDEEVQSANKSTRKDVNEILARLESSDEVEDAEDEEEHEGDENIPEFVDLEAEDAGDDYVSGDSMDSSMRREMEENEIPHDGESVGSKDTEESTPEESEGDDSFIVSDNEEDLGELCYSSDEEEIEDVPPQNPEKNSSKRRRIMVHSSSEEEVVEDQVKELNQSKSEKPKNQSNCSSNASKLSDAAQLMNASEEKSSISEAELERSRQVALNELNKSERFNKTETRLDVSVMEVDSSDHDEVEEETTMKSKAKVNRSVYEIMDSDDVEDIEEAGKKVDSDEKEESHENEESDEKEVSAENEKSDKKDESHENEESDAVEPSENKGSPGTRKSTSFQAQKSLKSADEEALLAELASSNLNHLATMFNPLQKSRRQSLYVAGTELAAKEPKLRRRSDRANVASDFCPSQSFVQMVAEKKQQKNKRKRLSKSLSGAPEDLEEMEIQHERKRLKSSHDDSTEFVGEDHENEEASVVEEDASEEEVSAEVSKKDIASPPKTNKSPEKEDAIEESPSEEPTISQDPNPPEEGPKTSKPAENLLVKKKKDAEFYLAYCHNLLEAANEAKLKEKKEQLATGSKPKKPKRLAAQAAPKPLDTASSSNAEKPKAKPSAQPPPLKKDIKRLQAARQAVNHAVNLLAPPKAADGEPRTLSRKLSPQPPVVDKKSAKQKKQAKKPKAQESTPPKSSDEENHGHRVNRIRTNAGYVTVVDEPVQKIPKIELIKTSSGLVRVEPVTPKQKYFRALPPTPKLHGFREEPGPSGMSRKRSKHPATKGEDLAKINPAKQSALRFKEQIFARKS; encoded by the exons ATGGATGATAATACCGAGAACGACGATGGAAAGCGCG TGACGCGGGCTCGCACTCGCCGCCTGTCCGTCTTGGACACCGACAGTCGTCCGAGTACTCCGCAATTGGTGGATGCGGCCGCCGAACGCG GTACCGCCTCGCCACGTGCCGCACGCCGCACTCGCCTCAACTCGTCCACTGTGGATGTGAGGACTCCGACCAGGACCAGACGCGCCTCCTTGGCCCGCGGTGAGACTCCCGAGCCGATCACACCCTCTTCCGTGAAGAGGACCGCTCGCACGCCTGCCAAGGCCACCAGATCCGTACGCCAACAGCTCACGCTCACCGAGGAGGCGGAGGAGGTCGAGGCCAAGCCGGAAATCCCCAGTCCCAGTCCAAGTCCAGTGCCCAAGGGCGGCAAGAGGGAGCGGAAGGCCAGTGCCACCCCAAGTCCCGTGCCTGGCCGTACGCGTACCGGCACACCCACACTGCTCAGTGGTGAGAAGCGGGTGACCCGCTCCATGTCCCAAACGCCACCAATGGCGTCCAGCAACTCATCGCCACAAGCAGTGGAGAGTGCTAAGGCTAAGACTAGTACCAGAGGCAGACCCAAAGTCGCCATCAGGGTGGAGAAACTACCGATGGACAAGACATCCGCGAAGAAGGCGGATGCGGTCAAACAATTGGTACTCCAGGAGAAACTCAAGGAAATGGAATCCGCCGAGGAAGACGTTGGATCTCCCAAGGATAGACAATCGTTCTTGAAGACATTCAACACACTTGCCCAAATCGAGGCTTCAAGCAATGCTTTTAAAGCTGCAGAAACCGCTGACTCTTCGGAAATTAAAGACTCGGCTACCGAAACTCCCAAGAAAACGGAAGAGAAGAAGGTCGAAACTCCACAGAAGGTTCATCCAGTGGAGACTCCCAAAATTGTAAAGAAAGATTCAGCTGCCGATACATCCAAGCAAGTCGAAACTCCCCAGAAGGTTAAACCTGTTGAGACTCCCAAAATTGTACAGAAAACGGAATCTGTTGCGGCAGCCCCCAAAAACGTAAAGAAAGTCGAAACTCCGCAAAAAATTTCAGCTATGGAGGCTCctaaaattgtaaaaaaaaacgaaactCCGCAAAAGATTTCAGCTATGGAGGCTCCCAAAATTGTAAGCAAAATCAAAACTCCGCAAAAGAATTCAACAATGGAGTCTCCCAatattctaaaaaaaattaaaactccGCAAAAGATTGTATCTGGGGAGTCTCCTAAAACTGTAAAGAAAATTGAAACTCCGCAAAAGATTTTATCTGTGGATTCTCCTAAAATTGTAAAGAAAATCGAAACTCCGCAAAAGATTTCATCAGTGGATTCTCCTAAAATTGTAAAGAAAATTGAAACTCCGCAAAAGATTTCATCAGTGGATTCTCCTAAAGTTGTAAAGAAAATGGAAACTCCGCAAAAGATTTCATCAGTGGATTCTCctaaaattgtaaaaaaaatcgAGACTCCGCAAAAAGATCAACTTGTAGAGGTTCCTAAAACTGAAGAGAAAGCCGAGATTGAGAGCCATACAATTGAAAAGAAAACACAAACTCCGCAGAAGGTTGTTTCTATTGAATTGATAGACACAAGCCCAGAAAAAGACGAGTCCATGGAGGAGCAAGAGTTTTTGGATGCAGAAGAATCGCATGTTGAGGCTGAGCCACAAGGCAACGAGCCAATGCTGGAGGAAGAACTAGAGGAGATAATCAACCTCGACAACGATGAGCCCGTATTTTCTCCCCAGGCTGAAGATGAGGTAAATGAAAGCGGGGAAGCTCCCCAAGATGAAGCCATGGAAGTAACAGAGAAAAGCAAAGTCGACGTGACCGAGGTTGTTTATCTACCGAACCTGACTCCCGGCATCAAATCTCGTGTAGTGACCTCCCCAGTCGAACAGAAAAAATCGGTGGGCTTCAACAACGACGGTGATGACTTGGAGGTCGAAAAGACTCGTTTTCCAAAGACTCCCGGTCGAGAGAAGGTGCCAGTTTACCGCACTTTGACTCCGAAGCCAGAGACGCCATTAAAACTAGCCCTTCAAAAGGGTCGAAATAGTTCCACGCCCATAATGAAGGACCCAGAGCGAGCGCTGTCCATCAGCAAGGCGGAATTGCAGGCAGCTCCTCCCCAAATTGATGCTATTAAGTCATTCGATGAGCTGGAATCGGAGAATGCCAAGGATGAGGAGGTGCAGTCAGCCAACAAGTCAACCCGTAAGGATGTGAACGAAATCCTGGCTCGCCTCGAAAGCTCCGACGAAGTGGAGGATGCAGAAGACGAGGAGGAGCACGAAGGAGATGAAAACATTCCCGAGTTCGTGGACCTGGAAGCTGAAGATGCTGGGGATGATTACGTGTCCGGGGACTCGATGGACAGTTCGATGCGGCGGGAGATGGAGGAGAATGAAATTCCACACGATGGGGAGTCCGTTGGCAGTAAGGACACTGAAGAGTCGACCCCAGAGGAATCTGAAGGCGACGATTCCTTTATTGTCTCCGACAATGAGGAGGATTTGGGTGAACTTTGCTACTCCTCAGACGAGGAAGAAATCGAAGATGTTCCTCCTCAGAATCCCGAGAAGAACAGCAGCAAGCGTCGCCGCATTATGGTGCACAGTTCCAGTGAGGAAGAGGTGGTCGAAGACCAAGTCAAGGAGTTGAACCAGAGCAAATCGGAGAAGCCCAAGAACCAGAGCAACTGTTCCTCGAATGCCAGCAAACTAAGCGACGCTGCCCAATTGATGAATGCCAGCGAGGAGAAGTCTTCGATCTCGGAAGCCGAACTGGAGAGATCCCGCCAAGTCGCCCTCAACGAATTGAACAAGTCCGAGAGATTTAACAAGACAGAAACGCGCCTGGACGTCAGCGTCATGGAGGTTGACTCCTCGGACCACGATGAAGTGGAGGAGGAGACCACGATGAAGTCCAAAGCTAAGGTCAACAGAAGTGTGTACGAGATCATGGACTCCGACGATGTGGAGGACATCGAGGAAGCTGGTAAGAAAGTTGATTCCGATGAGAAAGAGGAATCACATGAGAACGAAGAATCCGATGAGAAAGAGGTGTCTGCTGAGAACGAAAAATCCGATAAGAAAGATGAATCGCATGAGAACGAAGAATCCGATGCAGTTGAGCCATCCGAAAACAAAGGCTCTCCTGGCACTAGAAAATCCACATCGTTCCAGGCCCAAAAGTCCTTGAAATCGGCAGATGAAGAAGCTCTGCTCGCTGAATTGGCTTCTAGTAATCTGAACCACTTGGCAACAATGTTTAATCCGCTTCAGAAATCCCGTCGCCAGTCCCTGTATGTAGCTGGTACAGAGCTGGCAGCCAAGGAACCGAAATTGAGACGCCGCAGTGATCGTGCCAATGTCGCCAGTGACTTTTGTCCCTCGCAATCCTTTGTTCAGATGGTGGCCGAGAAAAAACAACAGAAGAACAAGCGCAAGCGGCTCTCCAAGAGCTTGTCGGGCGCTCCCGAGGATCTTGAGGAAATGGAGATCCAGCACGAGCGCAAGCGTTTAAAGAGTTCGCATGATGACTCCACGGAATTTGTGGGGGAAGATCACGAGAACGAGGAGGCGTCTGTCGTCGAGGAAGATGCTAGCGAGGAGGAAGTTTCGGCAGAAGTTTCTAAAAAAGACATCGCTTCACccccaaaaacaaataagtCTCCAGAAAAAGAAGATGCCATTGAAGAATCGCCCTCGGAGGAGCCCACAATTTCTCAAGACCCGAATCCACCCGAGGAGGGTCCAAAAACTTCTAAGCCTGCTGAAAACTTGCTGGTCAAAAAGAAAAAGGACGCTGAGTTTTACTTGGCATACTGTCACAATCTCTTGGAAGCAGCCAACGAGGCCAAGTTGAAGGAGAAGAAAGAG CAACTTGCCACGGGATCGAAGCCCAAGAAACCAAAGCGACTGGCTGCGCAAGCAGCTCCCAAACCCTTAGACACCGCTAGCTCCTCGAACGCCGAAAAACCGAAGGCTAAGCCTTCCGCGCAGCCACCTCCGCTCAAGAAGGACATTAAGCGTCTGCAGGCAGCACGCCAGGCTGTGAACCATGCTGTGAACCTACTCGCGCCACCAAAAGCCGCGGATGGAGAG CCTCGCACGCTCTCGCGGAAATTGTCGCCACAGCCGCCAGTGGTGGACAAGAAGTCGGCCAAGCAGAAGAAGCAGGCGAAGAAACCAAAGGCACAGGAGTCAACACCGCCAAAGAGTTCGGATGAAGAGAACCACGGCCACCGGGTGAACCGCATCCGCACAAATGCCGGCTACGTGACGGTGGTCGATGAACCAGTTCAGAAAATTCCCAAGATCGAGCTGATCAAGACCAGTTCGGGTCTGGTGCGCGTGGAGCCGGTCACTCCCAAGCAGAAATACTTCCGTGCGCTGCCTCCTACACCAAAGTTGCATGGGTTCCGCGAGGAGCCAGGACCCTCCGGCATGTCAAGGAAGCGCTCCAAACATCCGGCAACAAAGGGCGAAGATCTTGCCAAAATCAATCCCGCCAAACAGTCGGCGCTGCGCTTCAAGGAGCAGATATTTGCTCGCAAATCTTAG